The following proteins are co-located in the Leptospira limi genome:
- a CDS encoding NAD-dependent epimerase/dehydratase family protein, whose protein sequence is MANKVLVTGGCGFLGSHVCELFRKEGWDVVSFDNMTKYELKRTGYGSDATRDYNWNYLKSLGVTMVKGDIRNLEHLMDRSADCDYIIHTAAQPAMTISWEDPELDFSTNVIGTFNVMEAARKHKIPVVNTSSIHVYGNSINDSLKEDKTSYVREPVEIPVTHPTMVGQISPLHASKMSAEHYVRSYTDMYGVKAASFRFTGIYGERQFGGEDHGWVANFAIRSVFGLPLRIFGTGKQTRDILHAEDGAKSYLEFFKNPIPGVYNIGGASPHKISLLECISLIGEILGKKQEILFEVERPGDMRYFICDISEAKKFGFNPKILPKEGVTRLLKWIEANKDVFNIAGK, encoded by the coding sequence ATGGCGAATAAAGTATTGGTTACAGGTGGATGCGGATTTTTAGGTTCGCATGTTTGTGAATTATTTCGTAAAGAAGGTTGGGATGTTGTCAGTTTTGATAACATGACAAAATATGAGTTAAAAAGAACTGGTTACGGATCAGATGCGACAAGAGATTATAATTGGAATTATCTAAAATCACTTGGTGTCACAATGGTGAAAGGTGATATCCGTAATCTAGAACATTTGATGGATCGAAGTGCAGATTGTGATTATATCATTCACACTGCAGCACAACCAGCGATGACAATCTCCTGGGAAGACCCTGAGCTTGATTTTTCCACCAACGTAATTGGAACTTTTAATGTAATGGAAGCAGCGCGGAAACATAAAATCCCTGTCGTAAACACTTCTTCTATTCATGTGTACGGAAATTCAATTAATGACAGTTTAAAAGAAGATAAAACCTCTTACGTTCGTGAACCAGTTGAAATCCCAGTTACTCACCCAACGATGGTTGGTCAAATTTCTCCTCTCCATGCATCAAAGATGAGTGCAGAACATTATGTTCGCTCTTATACTGATATGTATGGAGTAAAAGCCGCAAGTTTTCGTTTCACAGGAATTTACGGTGAACGTCAGTTTGGTGGCGAAGACCATGGTTGGGTTGCTAACTTTGCAATTCGTTCCGTTTTTGGATTACCACTCAGAATATTTGGAACTGGTAAACAAACACGAGATATCTTGCATGCTGAAGACGGTGCAAAGTCGTATCTTGAATTTTTCAAAAATCCAATCCCTGGTGTATACAATATCGGGGGAGCAAGCCCACATAAAATTTCCTTATTAGAATGTATTTCCTTGATTGGAGAAATTCTTGGGAAAAAACAGGAAATTCTTTTTGAAGTGGAGCGTCCTGGTGATATGCGTTATTTCATTTGTGATATTTCAGAAGCAAAAAAGTTTGGATTCAATCCTAAAATTCTGCCGAAAGAAGGGGTCACTCGTCTTTTGAAGTGGATCGAAGCTAACAAAGACGTATTTAACATCGCTGGAAAATAA
- a CDS encoding PDZ domain-containing protein: MKFLSPILSFLILSICFSVSLKSKPVPVASQDPSILQIKVTVLYPNYIQPWRFKNPEIRQSTGIYIGENRILVPAQAIYFYSNIEVKKPDTLKVYTAEVERIDADLGLAILKLNDSSFQKDLKAVIFQSEVFLPGTGTVMESKDQRNLEEKKLRMIRMDIDSYASGYVEYPYIEIQSEEKLDGVGELVLDVTSRIPQGILYQFKENGMGKMIPSFSIKHFIDGKSFPFKGFRFKPLVDSASRNDYGLRKDDLGVLVAEIYPGSSTDGILKLEDVILEVSNYKIDPKGYFDHPKFGKLNMSYLFHNTNESDSAFDKKIKVKVFRNKKPITIELESKPLNETAIRIPHGNTRSQMPKYLMLAGIIFQELSEHYLTEHGNQWRNRVSKELLYLNDFYRIKRNSKEGKVIFLSQVVPLSGNKAYHMTHQLVLKSVNGQEISSLEDLRNVVNQNELPYIRFTLNDGSELIFKKEEINSLNEEAKKSFQIPSDSNF; the protein is encoded by the coding sequence ATTTTACAAATCAAAGTCACTGTATTGTATCCTAATTATATCCAACCTTGGAGATTCAAAAATCCAGAGATTCGGCAGTCCACAGGAATTTATATCGGTGAAAACAGGATTCTTGTACCTGCGCAAGCGATCTATTTTTATTCTAATATAGAAGTGAAAAAACCCGATACCTTAAAAGTTTATACGGCAGAAGTTGAACGAATCGATGCAGATTTAGGACTCGCCATACTTAAGTTAAATGATTCCTCATTTCAAAAGGATTTAAAAGCTGTTATCTTTCAAAGTGAAGTTTTTTTACCTGGTACTGGCACAGTGATGGAGAGTAAGGACCAAAGGAATTTAGAAGAGAAAAAACTTAGAATGATCCGAATGGATATTGATTCTTATGCGAGTGGTTATGTGGAATACCCATACATTGAAATCCAATCCGAAGAAAAATTAGATGGTGTTGGTGAACTTGTATTAGATGTAACTTCCCGTATCCCACAAGGAATCTTATACCAATTCAAAGAAAATGGAATGGGAAAAATGATCCCTTCTTTTTCGATCAAACACTTCATCGATGGCAAATCATTCCCCTTTAAAGGATTTCGATTCAAACCTTTAGTGGATAGTGCCTCTCGGAATGACTATGGTCTACGTAAAGATGATTTAGGTGTACTTGTTGCCGAAATTTACCCTGGATCATCTACAGATGGAATTTTAAAACTTGAAGATGTGATACTAGAAGTATCAAATTATAAAATAGATCCAAAAGGTTACTTTGATCATCCAAAATTTGGAAAATTAAACATGTCTTATTTGTTTCACAATACAAATGAATCGGATTCTGCTTTTGATAAAAAAATAAAAGTCAAAGTGTTTCGAAACAAAAAACCAATAACTATAGAATTAGAATCCAAACCCTTAAACGAAACAGCCATACGAATTCCACATGGAAATACTAGATCTCAAATGCCAAAGTATTTAATGTTAGCTGGAATCATATTCCAAGAACTTTCAGAACATTATTTAACAGAACATGGGAACCAATGGAGAAACCGAGTCAGTAAAGAATTATTGTACTTAAATGATTTTTATCGAATCAAAAGGAACTCCAAAGAAGGAAAAGTGATATTTTTATCACAAGTTGTTCCACTTTCAGGAAATAAAGCCTATCATATGACCCACCAACTGGTGTTAAAATCAGTAAACGGCCAGGAAATTTCATCATTAGAAGACTTACGTAACGTAGTGAATCAGAATGAGTTACCATACATAAGATTTACATTGAATGATGGTTCTGAACTGATTTTCAAAAAAGAGGAAATCAATTCATTGAATGAAGAAGCTAAAAAAAGTTTTCAAATTCCATCTGATTCTAACTTTTAA
- a CDS encoding glycosyltransferase, with amino-acid sequence MTNKTLVIIPAYNEAATIEEVVRGAIVYADVSVTDDASKDETPAILKKLQKEFGRRLNVIRHEKNTHIPQGIQDGMKYAVEKKYDWVITMDAGLSHDAAYLKDFIQFPNCDLVIGSRTSTVNVPLYRKFISWLAAKVMNYCLSNGIFNLFGNNLRDCTSGYRRYSKQMFEKIASYPLESVAFDFHMEALSIVSKNNGSIKELPIKYIFSNSSFNRKVLKLAIQFAKKLLLRKWKLTPEYP; translated from the coding sequence ATGACTAACAAAACATTAGTGATTATTCCTGCTTATAATGAAGCCGCGACTATCGAAGAGGTGGTTCGCGGTGCTATCGTTTATGCTGATGTATCTGTCACTGATGATGCTAGTAAAGATGAAACTCCGGCTATTTTAAAGAAACTCCAGAAAGAATTTGGAAGACGACTCAATGTAATTCGACATGAAAAAAATACTCATATCCCCCAAGGGATACAAGATGGTATGAAGTATGCTGTCGAAAAAAAATATGATTGGGTCATTACAATGGATGCTGGATTATCACACGATGCTGCCTATCTAAAAGATTTCATCCAATTTCCAAACTGTGATTTGGTGATTGGATCTCGGACTTCGACAGTGAATGTGCCATTGTATCGAAAATTCATTTCATGGTTAGCAGCTAAAGTAATGAATTATTGTTTATCGAATGGAATTTTTAATTTGTTCGGGAACAATCTTCGTGATTGTACAAGTGGGTATCGGCGATATTCAAAGCAAATGTTTGAAAAAATTGCATCCTATCCATTAGAGTCGGTTGCATTTGATTTTCATATGGAAGCTTTATCCATCGTTTCCAAAAACAATGGAAGTATAAAAGAACTCCCAATTAAATACATTTTTTCGAACAGTAGTTTTAACCGTAAGGTGCTAAAACTTGCGATCCAATTTGCAAAAAAACTTTTATTAAGAAAATGGAAACTAACTCCCGAGTACCCTTAA
- a CDS encoding AZOBR_p60025 family cell surface glycopolymer formation protein, which translates to MKQLNPFFEYLNTKQWLTIGLFIILWGVSTLFYWKKYQWNPSSMVNFGLEFALQNDSETPENAILFKGETGDLGAGYDGQIFYYFSRPLANLNLDWPKGFDESYRAPRIGYPLLIAIFGIFGKSFAIFGMYFWNISLIIVSYFFLRKLLNEETKPYAVLYLLSPFALGSYYVLVSDSVMVSLLIIAYYFYVKEKWIQFILLSSLAILTKEPALFLLFPLGLLALLRMDWKRVIVVGSVLVIPVCWHLYLSYKFPNWRPGRLTDFILPFEGLISYSESIWRQLASGGSIKELARLLSRFPLVILFFLGVFLPFTGKIQKGWEFRISFLLVMFMVGTAGYYHFWSVYENVSRMFTLSIPILLLLMNEDRQIRKQEYILMTLLILVFFLLKVLFISKQMNFQVGF; encoded by the coding sequence ATGAAACAACTCAATCCATTTTTTGAATACTTGAACACAAAACAGTGGTTAACCATTGGATTATTTATCATTTTATGGGGGGTATCAACTCTTTTCTATTGGAAAAAATACCAATGGAATCCAAGTTCAATGGTTAATTTTGGTCTTGAATTTGCCTTACAAAATGATTCGGAAACTCCCGAAAATGCCATTTTATTCAAAGGGGAAACCGGCGATTTGGGTGCAGGTTATGATGGTCAGATTTTTTACTATTTTTCCAGGCCACTTGCAAATTTGAATTTAGATTGGCCAAAAGGATTTGATGAATCTTACCGTGCCCCTCGGATCGGTTATCCTTTGTTAATCGCCATCTTTGGTATTTTTGGTAAAAGTTTTGCAATTTTTGGGATGTATTTTTGGAATATTTCTCTTATCATAGTTTCTTATTTTTTCCTTAGAAAACTACTAAATGAAGAAACAAAACCATATGCAGTTTTGTATTTACTGAGTCCATTTGCATTAGGTAGTTATTACGTACTTGTGAGTGATTCCGTAATGGTTTCCTTACTCATCATTGCCTATTATTTTTATGTAAAGGAAAAATGGATTCAATTTATACTTTTGTCGAGTTTAGCAATATTAACCAAAGAACCTGCTTTATTCCTTCTATTCCCACTTGGGTTACTTGCTTTATTACGAATGGATTGGAAACGAGTCATCGTTGTCGGATCAGTTCTTGTTATTCCCGTTTGTTGGCATCTCTATTTATCTTATAAGTTTCCAAATTGGCGACCAGGCCGCCTTACGGACTTTATATTACCATTTGAAGGATTAATTTCTTATTCAGAATCGATATGGAGGCAATTGGCATCTGGTGGAAGTATTAAAGAATTAGCCCGATTGTTATCTCGATTCCCTCTAGTGATTCTCTTCTTTTTAGGAGTATTCCTTCCATTTACAGGAAAAATTCAAAAAGGTTGGGAGTTCCGAATTTCCTTTCTTCTTGTGATGTTTATGGTTGGTACGGCAGGGTATTACCATTTTTGGTCTGTTTATGAAAACGTATCACGCATGTTTACATTATCGATTCCAATTTTACTCCTATTGATGAATGAGGATCGGCAAATTAGAAAACAGGAATATATTTTGATGACCTTATTAATCCTAGTTTTCTTTCTATTAAAAGTATTATTCATATCGAAACAAATGAATTTCCAAGTTGGATTTTAA